One window of the Pseudomonas sp. S04 genome contains the following:
- a CDS encoding glucan biosynthesis protein G, with product MATGSALFCLLSAGQLWAFNLNDVSAKAKELAGQKYEAPRSNLPNEFREMKFADYQKIRFLTEKAEWADKKTPFKLSFYHQGMHFDTPVKINEITANTVEEIKYDPSRFDFGDVKFDPKATEQLGYAGFRVLYPINKADKQDEIMTMLGASYFRVVGKGHTYGLSARGLAIDTALPSGEEFPRFTEFWIEQPKPGDKHLVIFALLDSPRATGAYRLTLRPGSDTIVDVKAQMFLRDKVSKLGIAPLTSMFLFGANQPSKVLNYRRELHDSSGLAIHAGNGEWIWRPLNNPKHLAVSNFSVENPRGFGLLQRGRDFSHYEDLDDRYDKRPSAWIEPKGDWGKGSVDLVEIPTADETNDNIVAFWSPEKLPEPGQPLDVAYRLHWTIDEAALHAPDSAWVSQTLRSTGDVKQSNLIRQPDGSVAYLVDFEGPSLAALPPEADVRSQVSVGDNAELVENSVRYNPETKGWRLTLRMKIKDPSKSTEMRAALVQPIVPADLTKTSLPSSNSSVAKADKVAAKQQEKADKEAKQAEAKQADAKQADAKPAAESKTKDNKDAKQPVAAEAAPATPESAPTEEVLTETWSYQLPADE from the coding sequence CTGCTCAGCGCCGGCCAGCTTTGGGCATTCAATCTGAACGATGTGTCGGCCAAGGCAAAAGAGCTGGCTGGGCAGAAATACGAGGCTCCGCGCAGCAATCTGCCGAACGAATTTCGCGAAATGAAATTCGCCGACTATCAAAAAATTCGTTTCCTGACCGAAAAAGCTGAATGGGCCGATAAAAAGACCCCGTTCAAGCTGTCGTTCTATCACCAGGGCATGCATTTCGATACGCCGGTGAAAATCAACGAAATCACGGCCAACACCGTCGAAGAGATCAAGTACGACCCAAGTCGTTTCGATTTCGGCGACGTCAAGTTTGATCCCAAGGCCACCGAACAACTGGGTTATGCCGGTTTCCGTGTGCTTTACCCGATCAACAAGGCCGACAAGCAAGACGAAATCATGACCATGCTCGGCGCGAGCTATTTCCGCGTCGTCGGCAAGGGCCATACCTATGGGCTGTCGGCCCGTGGCCTGGCGATTGATACCGCGCTGCCGTCGGGTGAAGAATTCCCGCGTTTCACCGAGTTCTGGATCGAGCAGCCGAAGCCGGGCGACAAGCATCTGGTGATTTTCGCCCTGCTGGATTCGCCACGTGCCACCGGCGCCTACCGCCTGACCCTGCGTCCTGGCAGCGACACCATTGTCGACGTCAAGGCGCAGATGTTCCTGCGTGACAAGGTCAGCAAGCTGGGCATCGCCCCGCTGACCAGCATGTTCCTGTTCGGCGCCAACCAGCCATCGAAGGTCCTCAACTACCGTCGCGAGCTGCACGACTCCAGCGGCCTGGCGATCCATGCCGGCAACGGCGAGTGGATCTGGCGTCCGCTGAACAACCCGAAACACCTGGCCGTGAGCAACTTCTCGGTAGAGAACCCACGTGGTTTTGGCCTGCTGCAACGTGGCCGCGACTTCAGCCACTATGAAGACCTCGACGACCGCTACGACAAGCGCCCAAGCGCCTGGATCGAGCCAAAAGGTGATTGGGGCAAGGGTTCGGTCGACCTGGTGGAAATTCCTACCGCCGACGAAACCAACGACAACATCGTGGCTTTCTGGAGCCCGGAAAAACTGCCTGAGCCTGGCCAGCCACTGGATGTAGCCTATCGCCTGCACTGGACCATCGACGAAGCAGCCCTGCACGCCCCGGATAGCGCGTGGGTCAGCCAGACCCTGCGTTCCACCGGCGACGTCAAGCAGTCCAACCTGATCCGTCAGCCAGATGGCAGTGTTGCCTACCTGGTGGATTTCGAAGGTCCATCCCTGGCGGCCCTGCCGCCGGAGGCCGACGTTCGTAGCCAGGTCAGCGTGGGTGACAATGCCGAGCTGGTCGAGAACAGCGTGCGCTACAACCCTGAAACCAAGGGCTGGCGCCTGACCCTGCGGATGAAGATCAAGGACCCGAGCAAGTCGACCGAGATGCGTGCGGCCCTGGTGCAGCCCATCGTGCCGGCGGACCTGACCAAGACTTCGCTGCCAAGCTCCAATTCCTCGGTGGCCAAGGCCGACAAAGTGGCCGCCAAGCAGCAAGAGAAAGCGGACAAGGAAGCCAAGCAGGCAGAAGCCAAGCAAGCGGACGCCAAACAGGCTGACGCCAAGCCCGCTGCCGAGAGCAAGACCAAGGACAACAAAGACGCCAAGCAGCCAGTTGCTGCCGAAGCGGCCCCAGCCACACCGGAATCGGCGCCGACTGAAGAAGTCTTGACCGAGACCTGGAGCTATCAGTTGCCTGCCGATGAGTAA